The following coding sequences lie in one Arthrobacter sp. PGP41 genomic window:
- a CDS encoding phosphoketolase family protein has protein sequence MAGSMGQDELELVDRWWRAANYLSVGQIYLRSNPLLREELKAEHTKSRLLGHWGTTPGLNFIYAHLNRIIRRDWAEMLFVAGPGHGGPAVVANAWLEGTYSEVHGHVGNDGDGMAELFRQFSYPGGIPSHAAPESPGSISEGGELGYSLAHAYGSVLDNPQLVTAVVIGDGEAETGPLAASWHSHNFLDPATDGAVLPILHLNGYKIANPTILARMPEEQLEQLLRGYGHEPYFVTVKDPENTEQAHRDFADALERCMAGIRAIQDSRRGPQADADTTGGAQTGAARWPMIVLRSPKGWTGPRVVDGLQVEGTWRSHQVPLSEVRTNGEHLKQLEEWLQSYRPAELFDGDGRLRPEVAEAAPTGAFRMSATPHANGGLLRKALRLPAYRDYAVEVPKPGTERVSPMITLGSWMRDVISQNMETFRLFGPDETASNRLQDVYEVTDKVWQYRIDDADEHLARSGRVMEVLSEHLCQGWLEGYLLTGRHGVFSCYEAFIHIVDSMFNQHAKWLKVHRQLPWRQPVASLNYLLSSHVWQQDHNGFSHQDPGFIDHAVNKKAEVIRVYLPADANTLLCVMGHCLASTDYVNIVVSGKQPSPTWLGPADAANHCRRGLGIWEFAGSEVPGEQPDVVMACAGDVPTVETVAAAELLREGAPGLKIRVVNVVDLMRLQDVSEHPHGLPARDFDGIFTADKPIIFAYHGYPALIHRLAYRRSNQDGLHVRGYKEEGTTTTPFDMAMLNGIDRFQLAIDAIDRVPGLAERHSLLRQHLQDRRMRAREHTRLHGEDPEEIRNWTLGGADPAS, from the coding sequence ATGGCCGGCAGCATGGGGCAGGACGAGCTTGAACTTGTGGACCGCTGGTGGCGCGCCGCGAACTACCTGTCGGTGGGACAGATCTACCTCCGCTCCAACCCGCTGCTGCGCGAAGAGCTGAAGGCCGAACACACCAAATCCCGGCTCCTGGGCCACTGGGGAACCACCCCCGGGCTGAACTTCATCTACGCCCACCTGAACCGCATCATCCGCCGCGACTGGGCCGAGATGCTCTTTGTGGCAGGTCCCGGCCATGGCGGCCCCGCCGTCGTCGCCAATGCCTGGCTGGAAGGCACCTACTCCGAGGTCCACGGCCACGTGGGCAACGACGGCGACGGGATGGCCGAGCTGTTCCGCCAATTCTCGTACCCCGGCGGCATCCCCAGCCACGCGGCGCCGGAAAGCCCCGGATCCATCAGCGAGGGCGGCGAACTCGGGTATTCCCTCGCCCACGCGTACGGCTCGGTCCTGGACAATCCCCAGTTGGTCACCGCCGTCGTGATTGGCGACGGCGAAGCGGAGACCGGCCCCCTGGCCGCCAGCTGGCACTCGCACAACTTCCTGGACCCGGCCACTGACGGCGCGGTGCTGCCCATCCTGCACCTGAACGGGTACAAGATCGCCAACCCCACCATCCTGGCTCGGATGCCCGAAGAGCAGCTGGAGCAGTTGCTGCGCGGTTACGGGCATGAGCCCTACTTCGTGACCGTGAAAGACCCGGAGAACACGGAGCAGGCGCACCGCGACTTCGCGGATGCACTGGAACGCTGCATGGCCGGGATCCGCGCCATCCAGGACAGCCGGCGTGGGCCCCAGGCGGACGCGGATACAACTGGCGGGGCGCAGACTGGGGCGGCCCGCTGGCCCATGATCGTGCTGCGCTCGCCGAAAGGCTGGACCGGGCCCCGCGTGGTGGACGGGCTGCAGGTTGAGGGGACGTGGCGCAGCCACCAGGTTCCGCTCTCCGAAGTCCGCACCAACGGAGAGCACCTGAAGCAGCTGGAAGAGTGGCTGCAGTCCTACCGCCCGGCGGAACTGTTCGACGGCGACGGCAGGCTCCGGCCCGAGGTCGCCGAGGCCGCGCCCACGGGCGCATTCCGGATGAGTGCAACGCCGCACGCCAATGGCGGACTACTGCGGAAGGCGCTAAGGCTGCCTGCCTACCGGGACTACGCCGTCGAGGTCCCGAAGCCGGGGACCGAGCGGGTCAGCCCGATGATCACGCTGGGCTCGTGGATGCGGGATGTCATCTCGCAGAATATGGAAACGTTCCGGCTCTTTGGCCCGGACGAGACCGCCTCCAACCGGCTGCAGGACGTCTACGAGGTCACGGACAAGGTATGGCAGTACAGGATTGACGACGCCGACGAGCACCTTGCGCGGTCCGGCAGGGTGATGGAGGTGCTCAGCGAACACCTGTGCCAGGGCTGGCTGGAAGGGTACCTCCTGACCGGACGCCACGGCGTCTTCAGCTGCTATGAGGCCTTCATCCACATCGTCGACTCCATGTTCAACCAGCATGCCAAATGGCTGAAGGTGCACCGGCAGCTGCCGTGGCGCCAGCCGGTGGCATCGCTGAACTACCTGCTGTCCTCACACGTGTGGCAGCAGGACCACAACGGCTTCTCGCACCAGGACCCGGGCTTTATTGACCACGCCGTGAACAAGAAGGCGGAGGTCATCCGGGTGTACCTCCCGGCGGACGCCAACACACTGCTGTGCGTGATGGGCCACTGCCTGGCCTCCACCGATTACGTGAATATTGTGGTCAGCGGAAAGCAGCCCTCGCCCACCTGGCTGGGCCCGGCCGATGCCGCCAACCACTGCCGCCGGGGGCTGGGGATCTGGGAGTTCGCGGGTTCCGAGGTTCCCGGCGAGCAGCCCGACGTCGTCATGGCCTGCGCGGGTGACGTGCCCACGGTGGAGACTGTGGCGGCAGCCGAACTGCTCCGGGAAGGCGCGCCGGGCCTGAAGATCCGGGTGGTCAACGTGGTGGACCTGATGCGGCTGCAGGACGTGAGCGAGCACCCGCACGGGCTTCCGGCAAGGGATTTCGACGGGATTTTCACGGCGGACAAGCCCATCATCTTCGCCTACCACGGCTACCCGGCGCTGATCCACCGGCTTGCCTACCGCCGCTCCAACCAGGATGGGCTGCACGTGCGCGGCTACAAGGAAGAGGGGACCACCACTACGCCGTTCGACATGGCCATGCTGAATGGGATCGACCGCTTCCAACTGGCCATCGACGCGATCGACCGAGTGCCCGGGCTGGCCGAGAGGCACTCACTCCTCCGGCAGCACCTCCAGGACCGGCGGATGAGGGCCAGGGAACACACCCGGCTGCACGGGGAGGACCCGGAGGAGATCCGCAACTGGACCCTTGGCGGCGCGGATCCCGCCAGCTGA
- a CDS encoding carboxylesterase family protein, with product MVSSAPVFNPPCGPVTGWRDGDVVRATGIPYATAGRFQPPAPAPGWTDPFAATSPAPACPQGPVPFLDDVLGTRYGELPGSEDCQNLSITMPAGLAPGEQLPVMVWIHGGSYTTGSGDLAIFDPAALVSENRVVVVSVTYRLGLFGFLGTRTGRPGNLGLLDQLEAFRWVQRNIAAFGGDPGRVTAFGQSAGGDAIAHLMATAEAPSLFQRAIIQSAPLGISRGRAKMNHAMGIVAEAVDEDTPAMDVVEREDHVAQVARKFGMLAAMPFGTQYGHAPLPEEPDIEAAWNRTASGIEVLIGHTSEEARLFLPRSPNLSRLARVPLVGPAAVRAIDWVVTETVYGRAARRFARRHARAGGKAHRYVLGWHAPGNIFGAAHTVDLPLLFGNRNTWDGVGLIAGADWEEVSAAGRELRALWARFARGDDLGKHGTIPGTLHYRAA from the coding sequence TTGGTGAGCTCAGCGCCAGTCTTCAACCCGCCGTGCGGGCCCGTCACCGGCTGGCGGGACGGGGACGTCGTCCGCGCAACCGGGATCCCTTACGCCACCGCCGGACGGTTCCAGCCTCCCGCCCCCGCGCCTGGCTGGACCGACCCGTTTGCCGCCACCTCCCCCGCGCCCGCCTGCCCGCAGGGGCCGGTGCCGTTCCTCGATGACGTCCTGGGCACCCGCTACGGGGAACTGCCGGGGAGCGAGGACTGCCAGAACCTCTCCATCACCATGCCCGCCGGCTTGGCCCCCGGCGAGCAGCTCCCCGTGATGGTCTGGATCCACGGCGGCTCCTACACCACCGGTTCGGGCGACCTCGCCATCTTCGACCCCGCGGCGCTGGTGTCCGAGAACCGGGTGGTGGTGGTCTCAGTGACGTACCGCCTGGGGCTGTTCGGCTTCCTTGGGACCCGCACCGGCCGGCCGGGGAACCTGGGCCTCCTGGACCAGCTCGAGGCATTCCGCTGGGTCCAGCGGAACATTGCCGCATTCGGCGGCGACCCCGGCCGGGTGACCGCCTTCGGACAGTCCGCCGGAGGTGACGCGATCGCGCACCTCATGGCCACAGCCGAAGCACCGTCCCTCTTCCAGCGGGCCATCATCCAAAGCGCCCCGCTGGGAATCTCACGCGGCAGGGCAAAAATGAACCATGCCATGGGCATCGTTGCCGAGGCTGTGGACGAGGATACCCCCGCCATGGACGTCGTCGAACGAGAAGACCACGTGGCCCAGGTAGCCCGGAAATTCGGCATGCTGGCCGCCATGCCGTTCGGAACCCAGTATGGCCATGCACCGCTGCCGGAGGAACCCGATATTGAAGCCGCCTGGAACCGCACCGCGTCCGGCATCGAGGTGCTGATCGGGCATACGTCCGAGGAAGCGCGGCTATTCCTGCCCCGCAGCCCAAACCTCAGCCGGCTGGCGCGCGTCCCGCTGGTGGGGCCCGCGGCCGTCCGCGCCATTGACTGGGTGGTCACCGAAACCGTCTATGGACGGGCGGCACGGAGGTTCGCGCGGCGCCACGCCCGGGCTGGAGGGAAGGCCCACCGCTACGTCCTGGGCTGGCACGCCCCGGGAAACATCTTTGGCGCTGCCCACACTGTTGACCTCCCGCTGCTTTTCGGCAACCGGAACACGTGGGACGGCGTGGGCCTGATTGCCGGCGCCGACTGGGAAGAGGTTAGCGCGGCCGGACGCGAACTGCGGGCGCTCTGGGCACGGTTTGCCCGCGGCGATGACCTCGGCAAACACGGCACCATCCCGGGAACGCTGCACTACCGTGCAGCGTGA
- a CDS encoding inorganic diphosphatase codes for MKHDVTIEIPKGSRVKYEVDHETGRVRLDRVLFTSMQYPTHYGYFENTLGEDGDPLDALVLLQDFDLHPGVIVESRPIGVFNMTDDGGGDAKILCVPVDARFDHIQEVSDVNDFLIKEIEHFFTRYKDLEPGKWVKAEGWGDRAAAEAELEASIKRYVPTAH; via the coding sequence ATGAAGCATGACGTGACCATCGAGATCCCCAAGGGATCACGCGTCAAGTACGAAGTTGACCACGAGACCGGCCGCGTCCGCCTGGACCGCGTCCTCTTCACCTCCATGCAGTACCCCACGCACTACGGATACTTCGAGAACACCCTCGGCGAGGATGGCGACCCGTTGGATGCGCTGGTGCTGCTGCAGGACTTCGACCTGCACCCGGGCGTCATCGTCGAGTCCCGCCCCATCGGCGTCTTCAACATGACGGACGACGGCGGCGGAGACGCGAAGATCCTCTGCGTGCCGGTGGACGCCCGCTTCGACCACATCCAGGAGGTCAGCGACGTCAACGACTTCCTGATCAAGGAGATCGAGCACTTCTTCACCCGCTACAAGGACCTGGAGCCGGGCAAGTGGGTCAAGGCCGAGGGCTGGGGCGACCGCGCTGCCGCCGAGGCCGAGCTGGAAGCGTCCATCAAGCGTTACGTGCCCACCGCGCACTGA